In Candidatus Cetobacterium colombiensis, the following proteins share a genomic window:
- the lnu(C) gene encoding lincosamide nucleotidyltransferase Lnu(C), translated as MVNITDVKQILQFAIDAEIKVFLDGGWGVDALLGYQSRAHNDIDIFVEKNDYQNFIEIMKANGFYEIKMEYTTLNHTVWEDLKNRIIDLHCFEYTDEGEILYDGDCFPVETFSGKGRIEEIEVSCIEPYSQVMFHLGYEFDENDAHDVKLLCETFHIEIPNEYR; from the coding sequence ATGGTCAATATAACAGATGTAAAACAGATTCTTCAATTTGCAATAGATGCGGAGATTAAAGTCTTTCTTGATGGTGGCTGGGGTGTAGATGCTCTTCTTGGATATCAGTCAAGAGCCCATAATGATATTGACATTTTTGTAGAAAAGAACGATTATCAGAACTTTATAGAAATAATGAAAGCTAATGGCTTTTATGAGATTAAGATGGAATATACAACATTGAACCATACTGTATGGGAAGATTTGAAAAACAGAATTATTGATTTGCATTGTTTTGAATATACGGACGAAGGTGAAATTCTTTATGATGGGGATTGTTTTCCGGTAGAAACTTTTTCGGGTAAAGGAAGAATTGAGGAAATAGAGGTTTCCTGTATTGAACCATATAGTCAAGTAATGTTCCATCTGGGATACGAGTTTGATGAAAATGATGCACATGATGTGAAGTTATTGTGTGAGACATTTCATATCGAAATTCCAAATGAGTATAGATAA